One window from the genome of Enterobacteriaceae bacterium Kacie_13 encodes:
- a CDS encoding ribonuclease D, with amino-acid sequence MNYQLIITNDALEQVCLQAKAHSKIALDTEFVRTRTYYPQLGLIQLFDGEKLTLIDPLPITAWQPFIDLLTNPDVVKFLHAGSEDLEVFLNAFGVMPTPLIDTQILAAFSGRPLSCGFARLVAETTGVELDKSESRTDWIARPLSEKQCVYAAADVWYLLPLADQLMKETEEAGWMDAALDECLALCRRRKEVLQPELAYLEITNAFQLRPRQLGCLKLLAAWRLNQARQRDLAVNFVVREENLWQVARYQPGSLGELESLGLSGPEIRYHGRTLLALVEESNALDESELPAPILNLIDQAGYRKVFKDIKALIQTVSEESGLSVELLASRRQINQLLSSHWKLKNKESQPELISGWRGKLLAERLAEILKDY; translated from the coding sequence TTGAATTATCAGTTGATTATCACCAATGACGCACTGGAGCAGGTTTGTCTTCAGGCCAAAGCGCACAGCAAAATTGCGCTCGATACCGAGTTTGTCCGCACCCGCACGTATTATCCACAGCTGGGCCTGATCCAGTTATTTGATGGCGAAAAGCTGACGCTGATTGACCCTTTGCCGATCACCGCCTGGCAGCCATTTATCGATCTGCTGACCAATCCTGATGTGGTGAAATTCCTGCATGCGGGCAGCGAAGATCTTGAAGTTTTCCTCAACGCATTTGGCGTGATGCCCACGCCGCTGATTGATACGCAGATTCTGGCCGCATTCAGCGGTCGTCCGCTGTCTTGTGGTTTTGCGCGTCTGGTGGCGGAAACGACCGGCGTAGAGCTGGACAAAAGTGAATCTCGCACCGACTGGATTGCCCGTCCCCTGAGCGAAAAGCAGTGCGTGTACGCTGCGGCAGACGTGTGGTATTTGCTACCGCTCGCCGACCAGCTGATGAAAGAAACCGAAGAAGCAGGGTGGATGGACGCTGCGCTCGACGAATGTCTGGCTTTGTGTCGCCGCCGTAAAGAAGTGCTGCAGCCGGAACTGGCTTATCTCGAAATCACCAATGCTTTCCAGCTGCGTCCGCGTCAGCTGGGTTGCCTGAAGCTGCTGGCCGCGTGGCGCCTCAATCAGGCGCGCCAGCGTGACCTGGCGGTGAATTTTGTCGTGCGTGAAGAAAATCTCTGGCAGGTTGCGCGTTATCAGCCGGGTTCGTTGGGCGAGCTCGAATCCCTTGGCCTGAGCGGTCCGGAAATTCGTTATCACGGCCGCACGTTGCTGGCGCTGGTAGAAGAATCCAATGCGCTGGATGAGTCCGAACTCCCGGCACCTATCCTGAATCTGATCGACCAGGCGGGTTATCGCAAAGTCTTCAAAGACATTAAAGCGCTGATTCAGACGGTAAGCGAAGAGAGCGGACTGAGCGTTGAACTTCTGGCTTCACGTCGGCAGATAAACCAACTGCTCAGCAGCCACTGGAAGTTAAAGAACAAGGAATCTCAGCCGGAATTAATCAGCGGCTGGCGCGGTAAACTGTTAGCGGAAAGGCTGGCAGAAATACTGAAAGATTACTGA